In the Gorilla gorilla gorilla isolate KB3781 chromosome 10, NHGRI_mGorGor1-v2.1_pri, whole genome shotgun sequence genome, one interval contains:
- the IL26 gene encoding interleukin-26, producing MLVNFILRCGLLLVTLSLAIAKHKQSSFTKSCYPRGTLSQAVDALYIKAAWLKATIPEDRIKNIRLLKKKTKKQFMKNCQFQEQLLSFFMEDVFGQLQLQGCKKIRFVEDFHSLRQKLSHCISCASSAREMKSITRMKRIFYRIGNKGIYKAISELDILLSWIKKLLESSQ from the exons ATGCTGGTGAATTTCATTTTGAGGTGTGGGTTGCTGTTAGTCACTCTGTCTCTTGCCATTGCCAAGCACAAGCAATCTTCCTTCACCAAAAGTTGTTACCCAAGGGGAACACTGTCCCAAGCTGTTGACGCTCTCTATATCAAAGCAGCATGGCTCAAAGCAACGATTCCA GAAGACCGCATAAAAAATATAcgattattaaaaaagaaaacaaaaaagcagtttATG aaaaactgTCAATTTCAAGAACAGCTTCTGTCCTTCTTCATGGAAGATGTTTTTGGTCAACTGCAATTGCAAGGTTGCAAGAAAATACGCTTTGTGGAGGACTTTCATAGCCTTAGGCAGAAATTGAGCCACTGT ATTTCCTGTGCTTCGTCAGCTAGAGAGATGAAATCCATTACCAGgatgaaaagaatattttatagg ATTGGAAACAAAGGaatctacaaagccatcagtGAACTGGATATTCTTCTTTCCTGGATTAAAAAATTATTGGAAAGCAGTCAGTAA